In Balaenoptera ricei isolate mBalRic1 chromosome 7, mBalRic1.hap2, whole genome shotgun sequence, a single window of DNA contains:
- the EVX2 gene encoding homeobox even-skipped homolog protein 2, giving the protein MMERIRKEMILMERGLHSPTAGKRFSNLSDSAGNAVLEALENSQHPARLSPRLPSAPLHSALGDLPAKGKFEIDTLFNLQHPGSESTVSSEIASAAEGRKKPGHYSEAAAEADMSSDVEVGCSALRSPGGLGAAPLKENNGKGFAESGSAAGTTTSASGSGLGSLHGGGGGGGGGGGGAGAALVGSGSGADQVRRYRTAFTREQIARLEKEFYRENYVSRPRRCELAAALNLPETTIKVWFQNRRMKDKRQRLAMSWPHPADPSFYTYMMTHAAATGSLPYPFHSHVPLHYYPHVGVTAAAAAAAASGAAAAASSPFATSIRPLDTFRALSHPYSRPELLCSFRHPGLYQTPAAAAGLNSAASAAAAAAAAAAAASSAAAAGAPPSGGSAPCSCLSCHSSQSAAAAAAAAAAALGSRGGGGGGGGGGSGGGGGAGAAGGSDFGCSAAAPRPESGFLPYSAAVLSKTAVSPPDQRDEAPLTR; this is encoded by the exons ATGatggaaagaataagaaaagagatGATTCTGATGGAGAGAGGGCTGCACAGCCCCACGGCCGGCAAGAGGTTCTCCAATTTGTCCGACTCGGCTGGCAATGCTGTGCTCGAGGCCCTGGAAAATTCGCAGCACCCGGCTCGCCTCAGCCCGCGCCTGCCGTCCGCCCCCCTGCACAGCGCTCTGGGAGACCTCCCTGCCAAGGGCAAATTCGAAATAGATACTTTGTTCAACCTGCAGCACCCGGGCAGCGAAAGCACCGTCTCCTCCGAAATCGCGTCCGCCGCGGAGGGCCGAAAAAAGCCGGGTCATTATTCAGAGGCGGCAGCCGAGGCGGACATGAGCAGCGACGTGGAGGTGGGCTGCTCGGCGCTGCGCTCGCCCGGCGGCCTCGGCGCCGCGCCGCTCAAGGAAAACAATGGCAAAG GGTTCGCGGAGAGTGGCTCAGCCGCGGGCACCACGACGTCTGCGTCGGGCTCTGGCCTCGGCAGCCTGCatggaggaggcggcggcggcggcggcggcggcggcggcgcgggcgcAGCGCTGGTCGGCTCCGGCTCTGGCGCGGATCAGGTGCGGCGCTACCGCACGGCGTTCACCCGCGAACAGATCGCGCGCCTGGAGAAGGAGTTCTACCGGGAGAACTATGTGTCGCGGCCCCGCCGGTGCGAGCTGGCCGCTGCGCTCAACCTTCCCGAAACCACTATCAAG GTGTGGTTCCAGAACCGGCGCATGAAGGACAAGCGGCAGCGCCTGGCCATGTCGTGGCCGCACCCGGCCGACCCCAGCTTCTACACCTACATGATGACGCACGCGGCCGCTACTGGAAGCCTGCCCTACCCCTTCCACTCGCACGTGCCGCTGCACTACTACCCGCACGTGGGTGTCACGGCTGCGGCCGCGGCCGCTGCGGCCTCCGGCGCAGCGGCCGCGGCCTCATCGCCCTTCGCCACTTCCATCCGCCCGCTGGACACCTTCCGCGCGCTCTCGCATCCCTACTCGCGGCCGGAGCTGCTGTGCAGCTTCCGTCACCCGGGCCTCTACCAGACGCCCGCGGCCGCCGCGGGGCTCAACAGCGCGGCCTCGGCCGCAGCGGCAGCAGCTGCTGCGGCGGCCGCGGCCTCCTCGGCCGCGGCGGCCGGGGCGCCCCCCAGCGGCGGCTCCGCACCCTGCTCGTGCCTCAGTTGCCACAGCAGTCAGTCGGCCGCGGCGGCCgcagccgctgccgccgccgccctgGGCTCCCGGGGtggcggcggcggaggcggcgggggtggcagcggcggtggcggcggcgctGGGGCCGCCGGGGGCTCGGACTTCGGCTGCAGTGCCGCAGCGCCACGCCCCGAGAGCGGCTTCCTGCCCTACTCAGCCGCTGTGCTTAGCAAGACCGCCGTGAGCCCGCCGGACCAGAGGGACGAGGCGCCGCTCACCAGATAA